A window of the bacterium HR11 genome harbors these coding sequences:
- the rimI gene encoding Ribosomal-protein-alanine acetyltransferase: protein MIDASMATLIRQVEAPWARIFEQLDWSAFGAQYRLDRMRPTDLEAVFAIERQTYRDPWPRYTFLHEMLDNPKAVLRVIRTRTPPVRLVGYFTLRLEKNLVHLTNITLHPEYRGRGLGHYALAYAMYLAWTLGAQTMYLEVRVHNERAIHLYRKFGFRTARIIPHYYPDGEDALRMEAPLA, encoded by the coding sequence ATGATCGACGCCAGCATGGCCACGCTGATCCGCCAGGTCGAGGCCCCCTGGGCCCGTATCTTTGAACAGCTCGACTGGTCGGCCTTCGGGGCCCAGTACCGCCTGGACCGGATGCGACCGACCGACTTAGAAGCCGTGTTCGCCATCGAGCGGCAGACCTACCGGGACCCATGGCCGCGATATACGTTCCTTCACGAAATGCTGGACAACCCGAAGGCCGTCCTGCGGGTCATCCGGACCCGGACCCCGCCGGTCCGCCTGGTGGGTTACTTCACCCTCCGCCTCGAGAAGAACCTGGTCCATCTGACGAATATCACCCTCCATCCCGAATACCGGGGCCGGGGCCTGGGCCACTACGCCCTGGCTTACGCCATGTACCTGGCCTGGACGTTGGGCGCCCAAACGATGTATCTGGAAGTCCGTGTCCACAACGAACGGGCCATCCACCTCTATCGGAAGTTCGGCTTCCGGACAGCCCGGATCATCCCCCATTACTACCCGGACGGGGAAGACGCCCTCCGGATGGAGGCGCCTCTGGCTTAG
- the ispG gene encoding 4-hydroxy-3-methylbut-2-en-1-yl diphosphate synthase (flavodoxin): MISIQRKPTRTVRIGRVLIGNGHPIAVQTMTATRTTDIDATLAQIERMQAAGADIIRIAVDSARDAEALRVIRQHTDAVLAVDLQENYRLAAVVAPYVDKIRYNPGHLYHHEKHKDVREKVAWIASVARDHGCALRIGVNCGSVDPEFQRRYPDDPLTAMLECALFHCDILDRLGFDQYVVSLKDSDPYRVIEVNRRFAEKRPDVPLHLGVTEAGLPPMGIVKTRIAFEALLAEGIGDTIRVSLTLPNDRKHEEVLVGRRIVEDVYQGRFLNAPRTALRGLNIVSCPSCSRVENERFVELAEQVRALTAYAKDYDITIAVMGCRVNGPGETDSADLGLWCGPTHVNLKRGPEKIGTYTYDEILPRLREELDRLIRQRFGSPGTSPADVRESADVAP, encoded by the coding sequence GACGATGACGGCGACCCGGACGACCGACATCGATGCCACGCTGGCTCAGATCGAGCGCATGCAGGCGGCCGGGGCGGACATCATTCGCATCGCTGTCGACAGCGCCCGAGACGCCGAGGCCCTACGGGTCATCCGTCAGCATACGGACGCCGTCCTGGCCGTCGACCTCCAGGAGAACTACCGGCTGGCCGCCGTCGTGGCGCCCTATGTGGACAAAATCCGCTACAATCCGGGGCACCTCTACCATCACGAGAAGCACAAAGACGTCCGGGAGAAGGTCGCCTGGATCGCCTCGGTCGCCCGGGATCACGGATGTGCCCTCCGCATCGGGGTCAACTGTGGCTCCGTCGACCCCGAGTTCCAGCGACGGTACCCCGACGATCCCCTGACGGCCATGCTCGAGTGCGCCCTCTTCCACTGCGACATCCTGGACCGCCTGGGCTTTGACCAGTACGTCGTGTCCCTGAAGGACTCGGACCCCTACCGGGTCATCGAGGTCAACCGTCGGTTTGCCGAGAAGCGGCCCGACGTGCCCCTCCATCTGGGCGTCACCGAAGCGGGCCTGCCCCCGATGGGGATTGTCAAGACCCGTATCGCCTTTGAAGCCCTCCTCGCCGAGGGCATCGGCGACACGATTCGGGTTTCCCTGACCCTGCCGAACGACCGGAAACACGAGGAAGTCCTCGTCGGCCGTCGAATCGTCGAGGACGTCTACCAGGGACGCTTCCTGAACGCACCCCGGACGGCCCTCCGGGGCTTGAACATCGTCAGTTGCCCGAGCTGTTCCCGGGTCGAAAACGAACGGTTTGTCGAGCTGGCCGAACAGGTCCGGGCCTTGACGGCCTATGCCAAGGACTACGACATCACCATCGCCGTCATGGGCTGTCGGGTCAACGGCCCGGGCGAGACGGATTCGGCCGACCTGGGCCTCTGGTGTGGGCCGACCCATGTAAACCTGAAGCGGGGTCCTGAAAAGATTGGTACTTATACCTATGACGAGATCCTGCCCCGCCTTCGGGAGGAGCTGGACCGCCTGATTCGTCAGCGCTTCGGCTCGCCGGGGACGTCCCCGGCGGACGTTCGGGAATCGGCCGATGTGGCACCGTAG
- the merA gene encoding Mercuric reductase yields the protein MALQWKLRIEGMTCEHCEVSVRRALESAGARNVQADFRRGEAVFEAEETADPERWREAIRKAGYRPGELSLLGRVGSVEAVSQERPVHGRTRRDAYDLVIVGSGSAAFAAAIRARDLGARVLMVEAGTLGGTCVNVGCVPSKFLLRAAEVYHLARHHGYAGIPTQAGPVDWRALVAQKDELVRALRKEKYADLVELYGWELVQGRAQFVDAETLAVDGRTVRASAYIVATGASPAVPPIEGLVEAGYLTSTTAMELEALPTSLAVIGANAIGLEMGQLFARLGVRVTLIEIMPRIAPFEEPEVSEALAAALQEEGIEVLTAAQVRRVERTPVGKRLWVQVGGELRSLEVADVLVATGRRPNTEGLGLDQAGVKTDRRGAIVVDEFMQTTNPRVWAAGDCTGSPQFVYVAAYEGTVAAENALGSDRRRVDLSVVPRITFTTPTVAAVGLTEAQARAQGYEVRTTVMPVAVLARAWVNRDTRGLFKLVADAATDRLLGVHVVADNAGEVIYAAQLALQAGLRVGDLAATLAPYLTMAEGLRLAAQSFGRDVARMSCCAG from the coding sequence ATGGCTCTTCAGTGGAAGCTTCGTATCGAGGGAATGACGTGTGAGCACTGTGAAGTCTCCGTCCGTCGGGCCTTGGAGAGTGCCGGGGCCCGGAACGTGCAGGCCGACTTTCGCCGGGGCGAAGCCGTCTTTGAGGCCGAGGAGACGGCCGACCCCGAGCGCTGGCGGGAAGCCATCCGGAAGGCCGGCTACCGGCCCGGCGAACTTTCGCTCCTGGGTCGGGTCGGGTCGGTCGAGGCCGTGTCTCAGGAGCGGCCCGTCCACGGCAGGACCCGGAGAGACGCTTACGACCTCGTCATCGTCGGTTCCGGGTCGGCGGCCTTTGCGGCGGCCATCCGCGCCCGGGACCTCGGGGCCCGCGTCCTGATGGTCGAGGCGGGGACGCTGGGCGGGACCTGCGTGAACGTCGGGTGCGTGCCCAGCAAGTTTCTCCTCCGGGCGGCCGAGGTCTATCACCTGGCCCGGCACCATGGTTATGCGGGCATCCCGACCCAGGCCGGGCCCGTCGACTGGCGGGCATTGGTCGCCCAAAAGGACGAGTTGGTCCGGGCGCTCCGGAAGGAGAAGTATGCCGACCTCGTCGAGCTGTACGGCTGGGAGCTCGTCCAGGGGCGGGCTCAGTTCGTCGACGCCGAGACGCTGGCCGTGGACGGCCGGACCGTCCGGGCGTCGGCTTACATCGTCGCCACCGGTGCCTCGCCGGCCGTCCCGCCCATCGAGGGCCTGGTCGAGGCGGGGTATCTCACGAGCACGACGGCGATGGAACTCGAGGCGCTCCCGACGTCGCTGGCCGTCATCGGGGCGAATGCCATCGGCCTTGAGATGGGCCAACTCTTTGCTCGGCTCGGCGTGCGGGTGACGTTGATAGAGATTATGCCCCGGATCGCGCCCTTCGAGGAGCCGGAGGTCAGTGAAGCCCTGGCCGCCGCCTTGCAGGAAGAGGGCATCGAGGTCCTCACGGCGGCCCAGGTCCGGCGGGTCGAGCGGACGCCGGTGGGAAAGCGCCTGTGGGTCCAAGTCGGTGGTGAGCTCCGAAGCTTAGAGGTCGCCGACGTCCTCGTCGCTACGGGGCGTCGCCCAAATACGGAGGGGCTCGGCCTCGATCAGGCGGGTGTCAAGACGGACCGGCGGGGCGCCATCGTCGTGGACGAATTCATGCAGACGACGAATCCCCGCGTGTGGGCCGCCGGGGACTGCACGGGTTCGCCGCAGTTTGTGTATGTGGCCGCCTATGAGGGGACCGTGGCGGCGGAAAACGCCCTCGGTAGCGACCGCCGGCGGGTCGACCTCTCGGTCGTCCCCCGGATAACCTTCACGACCCCGACCGTGGCGGCCGTCGGCCTGACCGAGGCGCAGGCCCGGGCGCAGGGCTATGAAGTGCGGACGACCGTCATGCCCGTGGCGGTCCTCGCCCGGGCGTGGGTCAACCGAGACACGCGGGGTCTCTTCAAGCTCGTGGCCGATGCGGCCACGGACCGTCTGCTGGGCGTACACGTCGTGGCCGACAACGCCGGTGAGGTCATCTATGCGGCGCAGTTGGCCCTTCAGGCCGGCCTGCGGGTCGGCGACCTGGCGGCTACCCTGGCCCCGTATCTGACGATGGCCGAGGGCCTGCGGCTGGCGGCCCAGTCCTTTGGCCGGGACGTCGCCCGGATGTCCTGCTGTGCGGGATGA